A window of the Diabrotica undecimpunctata isolate CICGRU chromosome 1, icDiaUnde3, whole genome shotgun sequence genome harbors these coding sequences:
- the Nedd8 gene encoding ubiquitin-like protein NEDD8, with amino-acid sequence MLIKVKTLTGKEIEIDIEPTDKVERIKERVEEKEGIPPQQQRLIFSGKQMNDEKTAQDYKVQGGSVLHLVLALRGGKPV; translated from the exons ATGCTTATCAAAGTCAAG ACCCTCACTGGAAAAGAAATCGAAATAGATATAGAACCTACAGATAAAGTTGAACGAATAAAAGAAAGAGTTGAAGAAAAAGAAGGCATTCCTCCACAACAACAGAGGCTTATATTCTCAGGAAAGCAAAT GAATGATGAAAAGACAGCACAAGATTACAAAGTACAAGGTGGATCAGTTCTGCATTTAGTCCTGGCACTTCGTGGTGGCAAACCTGTATAA
- the RpL35 gene encoding large ribosomal subunit protein uL29 — protein sequence MGKVKCSDLRTKDKKELTKQLDELKTELTSLRVAKVTGGAPSKLSKIRVVRKAIARVYIVMHQKQKENLRKLYKNKKYKPLDLRPKKTRSIRRALSSHEQKIKTPKEIRKRSAFPARKFALKA from the exons ATG GGTAAAGTTAAGTGTTCCGATCTTAGGACTAAAGATAAAAAAGAGCTAACTAAACAGCTCGATGAGTTAAAAACAGAACTTACCAGCCTCCGGGTTGCGAAAGTTACCGGTGGAGCTCCATCAAAACTTTCAAAAAT CCGTGTGGTAAGGAAAGCTATTGCCCGTGTATACATTGTAATGCAccagaaacaaaaagaaaacttgAGGAAGTTGTACAAAAATAAGAAATACAAGCCTCTCGACCTTAGACCTAAGAAGACCCGTTCTATTCGCCGTGCCCTATCCTCACATGAACAGAAGATCAAGACACCTAAAGAAATCCGTAAGCGATCTGCATTCCCCGCAAGGAAGTTTGCATTGAAAGCTTAG
- the Tango6 gene encoding transport and Golgi organization protein 6 homolog → MCKMNKNQLLECLKLLKLAEIKDGSYTSFLESGLSEVYNKLGIKHDDVLSEISDIASLNFSNNIDLEWKYICLAFFIIKALGKESENADDVFLSVQETRDLRGFINDVVIIGIQTKLQPTLPFHMQSRYFVSEDIFWSYNILKCTTFGLTEFMKLPVLRLCILPENLKVILAALYQISYGPVKKPSDESTASITKEIYEKLIHEQRFFLQILNHLEQTVHPSIFIRETMVMFNAKIPSWFKKHLFQNLTSILRSQKGVQTVASALFGNCESNTQNWKILDVFSKLILYCMKFPDFKENICKQLIDLLHNQISEQTIAENIFTHCTKIIYTKDTELCNDVFVKNIMTHLICFTQKAEQCCKGDITETIKLTSRLLHAVFVESNAQENVLPSSLLTKIVPVIYRFFVITIDSSFKTVNNDLADILLVFFESNQEKSLDVLDKILFNLKSSEILAFRDDVEFDVQANRITLRHMQHSVQYSPSENCEALLKLYKRKPELLVSYFGYLLNCISNESKYFPKNNEGLIKVEEDFTTSYIERKIVVYKLVSELADERDIQKQLNEKPGVIVDYIYNVLNRTLELSTHTKEDCDSEGFQSVFTILMILQNLLETSDRDSLIHYDILLNPLKQIKEESENKETKDIIHKILNILQGHDVNKQKIIEEKDKAELDQILEDVCDPLLPTRGHGLICLSKLIEKKDPAVMERKQYILNLLLQNLTNKDSFIYLSAINGLAAMTDVFPDTILKILCDEYSDSNRKDVEDSSESRMKLGEVLVKVSKILGDMAPKYKPILLNTFLMGTRDEDDLIRASSLSNLGEICQILGYKLGSMFTEVLSCVHAVISTDKSPQARRAAVTVIRQLFVGLDQEIISFFKEDILPVYRTLKRIYSSDKDDVMRLQAQLALEELNESMKNFVFPNAQLHSEKKIVMLS, encoded by the exons ATGTGTAAAATGAACAAAAATCAGTTACTAGAGTGTTTAAAACTTCTGAAATTAGCGGAAATAAAAG ATGGCAGTTACACATCTTTTCTTGAGTCTGGTTTGAGTGAAGTTTACAATAAATTAGGAATCAAACATGATGATGTCTTATCTGAAATATCTGATATAGCAAGTCTAAATTTCTCTAATAACATAGATTTAGAATGGAAGTACATATGTTTAGCATTCTTCATAATAAAAGCATTGGGAAAAGAATCAGAAAATGCAGATGATGTGTTTTTAAGCGTACAAGAAACAAGAGATCTGAGGGGTTTTATAAATGATGTGGTTATTATAGGAATACAAACAAAACTGCAACCTACTCTTCCTTTCCATATGCAGTCAAGGTATTTCGTGTCAGAAGATATTTTTTGGAGTTACAACATACTAAAATGTACAACTTTTGGGTTGACAGAATTTATGAAATTGCCAGTGTTAAGATTATGCATTTTACCTGAGAATTTGAAAGTTATATTAGCTGCATTATATCAGATTTCTTATGGTCCTGTGAAAAAGCCTTCAGATGAGTCCACAGCTTCAATCACCAAAGAAATTTATGAAAAGCTTATACATGAACAAAGATTTTTCTTACAGATATTAAATCATTTAGAACAAACTgtacatccttctatttttattagAGAGACTATGGTGATGTTTAACGCTAAAATTCCTAGTTGGTTTAAAAAACACCTTTTCCAAAATCTTACCAGTATTCTTCGCTCCCAAAAGGGTGTCCAGACAGTAGCTTCAGCTCTGTTTGGAAATTGTGAAAGCAATACCCAAAATTGGAAAATATTAGACGTGTTTTCTAAGCTAATTTTGTATTGTATGAAGTTTCCTGACTTTAAGGAGAATATTTGTAAACAACTTATCGATCTACTTCACAACCAAATTTCCGAACAAACTATCGCAGAGAATATCTTCACTCACTGTACCAAAATTATTTACACAAAAGATACTGAGTTATGTAATGATGTATTTGTAAAGAATATTATGACGCATTTAATATGTTTTACCCAAAAAGCTGAACAATGTTGTAAAGGAGATATAACAGAAACCATCAAATTGACTTCAAGGTTGTTACATGCTGTTTTTGTTGAAAGTAACGCACAAGAAAATGTTCTGCCTTCAAGTCTTCTTACAAAAATTGTTCCAGTAATATATCGCTTTTTTGTAATAACCATAGATTCTTCTTTTAAAACTGTAAATAATGATTTGGCTGATATTTTATTAGTGTTTTTTGAAAGCAATCAAGAAAAGAGTTTGGATGTTTtagacaaaattttatttaacttgAAGTCCTCAGAAATTTTGGCATTTAGAGATGATGTCGAATTTGATGTGCAAGCCAATAGAATTACCTTAAGGCACATGCAACATTCAGTACAGTATTCGCCTTCTGAAAACTGTGAAGCCCTGTTAAAATTGTATAAACGAAAACCAGAACTACTGGTGTCATATTTTGGGTATCTTCTTAATTGTATTTCAAACGAGagcaaatattttccaaaaaacaaCGAAGGGCttataaaagtagaagaagattTCACAACATCTTATATCGAAAGGAAAATTGTTGTATATAAGCTAGTTTCTGAACTAGCCGATGAAAGAGACATCCAAAAGCAGCTCAACGAGAAACCTGGTGTTATTGTGGACTACATATACAATGTTTTAAATAGAACATTGGAATTGTCTACACATACAAAAGAAGACTGTGATTCTGAAGGTTTCCAATCAGTATTTACAATTCTTATGATTCTCCAGAACCTTTTAGAGACTTCTGATAGAGATAGTCTTATTCATTATGATATTTTATTAAACCCTTTAAAGCAAATTAAAGAAGAATCTGAAAACAAAGAAACTAAAGATATAAttcacaaaatattaaatattttacaaggacatgatgtaaataaacaaaagatCATAGAAGAAAAAGATAAAGCAGAATTAGATCAGATTTTGGAAGATGTGTGTGATCCATTACTTCCCACTAGGGGGCACGGATTGATTTGCTTAAGtaaactgatagagaagaaagatcCAGCTGTTATGGAAAGAAAGCAATACATCCTTAATCTTTTGCTg CAAAACTTAACCAACAAAGattcatttatatatttatcCGCCATAAACGGACTTGCAGCGATGACCGACGTATTTCCGGAtactatattaaaaatattgtgcGATGAATATTCAGACTCTAACAGAAAAGACGTAGAGGATAGTTCCGAATCTAGGATGAAGCTGGGAGAAGTTCTTGTTAAAGTCAGCAAGATATTag gCGATATGGCTCCTAAATACAAACCAATCCTGTTAAATACATTCCTGATGGGCACGCGAGACGAAGACGATTTGATACGAGCATCCAGTTTATCGAATCTTGGCGAAATTTGCCAAATACTGGGCTACAAACTGGGATCAATGTTCACCGAG gtGCTGTCTTGTGTACACGCCGTTATATCGACCGATAAATCGCCACAGGCACGAAGGGCAGCCGTTACGGTCATCAGACAACTCTTCGTAGGATTAGATCAAGAAATAATTTCGTTTTTCAAAGAGGACATCTTACCCGTTTACAGGACTTTAAAGCGGATCTATAGTTCGGATAAAGACGATGTGATGAGGTTGCAAGCGCAACTGGCCTTGGAGGAGTTGAACGAGAGTATGAAGAATTTCGTGTTTCCAAACGCTCAGTTACATTCCGAGAAGAAAATTGTGATGTTAAGTTAG
- the Arpc5 gene encoding actin-related protein 2/3 complex subunit 5-C has protein sequence MAKNTFSSAFRKIDVDQYSENNFKEDETDSGGSVGPDENEVNNLLQKGKHFDALKVVLNNAPLGIKNQQIKETAFNVTFKVLLAIKPSQIEETVNSLDIESLDTLMKYVYKGFEYPSEGSSGHLLLWHEKIYNLVGVGCIVRVLSDTRRI, from the exons ATGGCAAAAAACACGTTTAGTTCTGCCTTTCGTAAAATTGATGTAGACCAGTATTCTGAAAACAACTTTAAAGAAGACGAAACTGATTCAGGGGGCTCAGTTGGTCCAGACGAAAATGAAGTGAATAATTTACTTCAAAAA GGTAAACATTTTGATGCCTTAAAGGTTGTGCTGAACAATGCACCACTAGGAATAAAAAATCAGCAAATCAAA GAAACTGCATTCAATGTAACATTTAAAGTTTTATTGGCAATAAAACCATCCCAAATAGAAGAGACAGTGAACTCCCTAGATATAGAATCACTAGATACTTTGATGAAATATGTGTATAAAGGATTTGAATACCCATCAGAAGGAAGCAGTGGTCATTTACTGTTGTGGCATGAGAAGATTTATAACCTTGTTGGAGTAGGGTGTATTGTGAGAGTATTATCAGACACTAGAAGAATATAG
- the Bin1 gene encoding histone deacetylase complex subunit SAP18 → MAAATVVIEEKSDAVDRQKVCPFLLRVFVSSNGSHHKPADYIKGNTPQNELQIYTWKDATLHELTQLVKEVNPEARRKGTKFSFAFVYPDMRQSVYRIREIGNTVTGVKGPDDLKTLGLLRLNIGDYLDIAITSPDTWNSARKGYSNNYNSRSRQY, encoded by the exons ATGGCTGCAGCCACGGTAGTTATTGAAGAAAAAAGTGACGCTGTTGATAGACAGAAA GTTTGTCCGTTTTTACTAAGAGTTTTCGTTTCCTCAAATGGTTCCCACCACAAACCGGCTGATTACATTAAAGGAAACACTCCTCAAAATGAACTACAAATTTACACTTGGAAGGATGCTACTCTACATGAGCTAACTCAATTAGTAAAAGAAGTCAATCCAGAAGCTAGACGAAAGGGAACAAAATTTAGTTTTGCTTTTGTGTACCCAGATATGAGACAGTCTGTGTATAGAATAAGAGAAATTGGAAATACAGTAACTGGTGTTAAAGGACCAGACGATTTGAAGACATTGGGTCTCTTAAGGCTTAATATTGGCGATTATCTTGATATTGCTATCACATCTCCAGATACTTGGAATTCTGCAAGAAAAGGGTATTCGAACAATTATAATTCTAGGTCTAGACAatattaa